Part of the Mycolicibacterium thermoresistibile genome, AGGTGAACCCGATACCGCCGTGCACCTGGATGCAGTCCTGGGTGCAGCGCTGCACCGCAGTCGGTGCCAGGGTGGCGGCGACTGCCGCGGCGAACTCGAAAGACGAACCCTCCGCGCCCTTTTCGCGGACCTCATCGATCGCGCGGGCGGCGTCCCACACCGCGGCGGTGGCCCGCTCGGTGTCGGCGGTCATCTCGGCGCACTTGTGCTTGACGGCCTGGAACTGCCCGATCGGGCGGCCGAACTGTTCGCGGATCTTGGCGTACTCCGACGCGGTGTCGGTGGCCCACCGCGCCACCCCGATCGCCTCGGCGGACAGCAGCGTGGTGATCAGCGCGCGGGCCAGCGGCCGGCTCAGGTTGCCGAGCACCCGGTCGTCGCTCACCTCGATGGCGTTGGCCCGCACATGGGCGATCGGCCGCAGCGGGTCGACGCCGGGCACCGGTTCGATCTCGAGCTGGTCGGCGTCGAACACCACCCACTCTTCGCCGCTGCTCTCCGCGTCGAGGCCGGCGACCGGCAGCACCAGCACCGAGGCCTGGGCGGCGGCCGGCACCGCCCGCACCTCACCGCGGACCACCAGCTCGTCGCCCTGGCGGGTGGCGGTCAACCCGGAACCGATCGCGTAGCAGGCGATGGTCTCGCCGGAGGCGAGGCCGGTCAGCATCTTGGCGTCCGGATCGTGCGCGGCGATCAGCGCGCTGGCGATCGCCGAGGGCACGAACGGGCCGGGCACCGCGCCGTACCCGAACTCGGCCAGCACGATCGCCAGCTCGAGGATGCCGAAGCCCTGCCCGCCCACCGACTCGGACAGGTGCACACCGGTCAGCCCCTGCTCGGCGGCGGCCTTCCAGTACGGCGGGGGATTGGGGATGGGGGTCTCCAGCGCTTCGTGGAGCACCTCTGACGGCGCGATCCGCGCCACCAGGGACCGCACCGAATCGGCGAGATCGTTGTGCTCGGGTGTGATCGCGATGGGCATCTGCCATTACCTCCCTGGAGGGCATTCGGCCGAACTAACCGGTGGGTTGGGTCGAGATTACCCCGACCGGCCCGCGATGGCGGCGGGCGGCGCACCGTCGATTCACCCCGGCCGCCGACCGGTGATCCCGTTCACGACGTCGGCGAGTTGTTCGCCGTCGCGCAGCCGCCGGCAGTTGTCCACCGCGTGGGTCAGATAACGCCGCATGGTGTCGACGGTGTACCAGCTGACGTGCGGCGTCAGCACCACGTTGTCGAGGGTCAGCAGCGGATTGTTGGGGCGCACCGGTTCGGTGGCGAACACGTCCAGCCCGGCCGCGGCCAACCGCCGGGCGTGCAGCGCCTCGGTCAGCGCGATCTCGTCGACGATCGCTCCCCGCGCGGTGTTCACCAGCACCGCAGCGGGTTTCATCCGGGACAGCGCCGTGGCATCGAGCAGGCCCAGGGTCTTTTCGGTCAGCGGGACGTGGATCGACACGATGTCGCTCCGGGCCAGCAGGTCGTTGAGCGGACGCCAGTTGGGATGCCCGTCGTCGGCGGTGCTGGTGTGCAGCACCTCGGCGCCCATGGCGGCCACGATCTGCTCGACCCGCCGGGCGACGTTGCCGTACCCGATCAGCCCGACGGTGCTGCCGCCGATGTCCCGCACCGTCTCCCCCAGGCTGGGATCCGTCGGCCAGCCCGTGCCGGCGCGGGTGGCGCGGTCCAGTTCCACCAGCCGGCGCAGCGCGGCCAGCATCAACATCACGGTGCCCTCGGCGACCGACGCGGCGTTGGCGCCGGGCATGTTGGCCACCGCGATACCCCGTTCGGTCGCGGTGTCGACGTCGATGGTGTTGACCCCGGTGCCGAGCTTGTGCACCAGCCGGCACCGTGTCGCCCTGGTCAGGTCCTCGCCCGACAGCGGGCGCAGCACATGCCAGATCACCTCGGCGTGGGGGAGTTCGCGGTGGAAGGTCTCGTCGTCGTCCTCGTCGCAGAACCGGACGTCGAGCCAACCGCTCTCGGGCTCAAGAAATTCCAGGACTTTCGGACCGGGACGGAAATGGGCCAGGACCCGCAATGCACTCCTCGAGTTCACTCCGGACATGTCACCACGCAACATACCCGGGCAGTGCCGGCGCCGGTTCGCGCTCAGCGCCACCGCCGGGCGATCCACCGTGCGATGACGTCGGCCTGTTCGCTGCGGGCGCCGGGGGTGGTGAAGTAGTGGTCGGTGTCGATGTCGACCCGGGTCTTGTCCGTGCCGCCCAGGGCGTCGTAGATGCGCTGGGCGTCGGACGGGAACACCCCGGTGTCCTGTTCGGCGTTGATCACCAGGGCCGGGCAGGTGATCCGGGCCAGATGCGGTTCGGCGCGGGTCTGGGAGTGCCGCAGGCTCCACATGCTCAGCCAGTTGCACAGCGTGGTCGCCGCGGCGATCCCCCGGGCCGAGCGGTTGGCCCGCGCCGGCTCGCCGACGTAACACTTGTTGGGCGGCCGTCGGCTGGGCTCGAGGGTGGGGTCGACCATGCGGGGATCGGCCCAGGTGCGCATCACGGTGAACGGCCGGTCGGAGAACCCGGCGGCGCGCACCCGTTTGAGCTCGCGTTCCACCCAGTCGGTGATCGCGTGGTTGCGGGCGGTCTGGGCGGCCCGGTAGCGCGCGACGAACTCCGGCGGGTACGGCGGTCCGTTGTCGGGGTTGAACAGGTCCAGCTCCGGATCGGTGGCGACGGGGTCGTTCTCGTCGACCACGGCGGCGTCCATCCAGGCGGTCAGCACCTCGGGACGGCCCGGGTGCGCGGCGGAGGCGATGTAGCCGTCGGCGGGCGGAAGCTCGTTGAGCCCGGCGGCCGGTCGCATACCGTCCAGCGGTGTGACGTTCGGTTCCACGGCCTGGGACTGATATGCCGCCATCAGCGATCCGCCGCCCGAGTTACCCAGCAGGATCACGGTTTCGATGCCCTCGTCCTCGCGCAGCCAGCGCACCCCGACGCCGATGTCGACCAGGGCGTGGTCCAGCAGGAAACTGCTCTCGTAGCCGCGGAACCGGGTGTTCCAGCCCAGGAAACCGATGCCCCGGGTGGCCAGGTAGTCGGCGATGTAGTGTTCGGAGAAGTCGATCTGGTAGTGGGTGGCGATCACCGCGACCTTCGGTTTGCGGCCCATCCCGCGGTAGTACAGACCCTGGCAGGGATGCCCGCCCGACCCGGCGCGACGTGCGGTGGGGGAGTCCACGCCGATGAACTGGCGGGTGACTCCCGGCGCCCCGGATGCGCTGGTGTCTCTGGTCATGGCGGCCCGCCTTCCTGCGAAGCGCTGGTGCGAGGGAGAACGCCGGCCAGGGCCCGCCGTCCGCGGGCGGCGGGTGGATGTTCACGAGGCGCGATGGTCAGCGTCGGCTCCTCGGATTCCATTGAGTGGATCTGAATCTGATGTTAGATTCAGATCCAGGGTTTCACCAGGCTTTTCGCTTGGTTCATGACCTTCTGGTCGACACGGGGAGCCGGACATGATCAAGCCGCGCAATCGCAATCCCGAATTCGAGCTCGGCGGTATCAACCATGTCGCGCTGGTCTGTTCGGACATGGCGAAAACCGTTGACTTCTATGGCAATG contains:
- a CDS encoding 2-hydroxyacid dehydrogenase codes for the protein MLRGDMSGVNSRSALRVLAHFRPGPKVLEFLEPESGWLDVRFCDEDDDETFHRELPHAEVIWHVLRPLSGEDLTRATRCRLVHKLGTGVNTIDVDTATERGIAVANMPGANAASVAEGTVMLMLAALRRLVELDRATRAGTGWPTDPSLGETVRDIGGSTVGLIGYGNVARRVEQIVAAMGAEVLHTSTADDGHPNWRPLNDLLARSDIVSIHVPLTEKTLGLLDATALSRMKPAAVLVNTARGAIVDEIALTEALHARRLAAAGLDVFATEPVRPNNPLLTLDNVVLTPHVSWYTVDTMRRYLTHAVDNCRRLRDGEQLADVVNGITGRRPG
- a CDS encoding alpha/beta hydrolase is translated as MTRDTSASGAPGVTRQFIGVDSPTARRAGSGGHPCQGLYYRGMGRKPKVAVIATHYQIDFSEHYIADYLATRGIGFLGWNTRFRGYESSFLLDHALVDIGVGVRWLREDEGIETVILLGNSGGGSLMAAYQSQAVEPNVTPLDGMRPAAGLNELPPADGYIASAAHPGRPEVLTAWMDAAVVDENDPVATDPELDLFNPDNGPPYPPEFVARYRAAQTARNHAITDWVERELKRVRAAGFSDRPFTVMRTWADPRMVDPTLEPSRRPPNKCYVGEPARANRSARGIAAATTLCNWLSMWSLRHSQTRAEPHLARITCPALVINAEQDTGVFPSDAQRIYDALGGTDKTRVDIDTDHYFTTPGARSEQADVIARWIARRWR